A window of the Phalacrocorax aristotelis chromosome 9, bGulAri2.1, whole genome shotgun sequence genome harbors these coding sequences:
- the LOC142061717 gene encoding LOW QUALITY PROTEIN: inositol 1,4,5-trisphosphate receptor-interacting protein-like 1 (The sequence of the model RefSeq protein was modified relative to this genomic sequence to represent the inferred CDS: inserted 1 base in 1 codon; substituted 1 base at 1 genomic stop codon), producing the protein MAATKFLILVLHCIVRYPQTASEELDEATRERMQQRAQLLSLETSRLLQELEQSGQEPSSVAWGALLFAALQQQQFWAIAGVLVLLSGPWWWLRERSHEQDGSSDEQILSNEESSSSDREQEEEEEQEEEQEEEESDGEGPGDDRDLGRTFAKRIQWPVQNLAYRRRVVEELVGDLLHVSQGQWSASFSPVLQPAIKVGSAFEGWSPHGDDAVYCLLVPPQAPRGHTFQLELSTVGEPPAKVSCIRVELVCTCMRAXLVENLLCFLHHPEEELRRNQDPSLLDTLCTGSYLDVQKTAHWFQQFLRSAWMLMPLSGRYNMKVLPSSCSCKLQLTNASXETLFIEITLGVQQGDSDIFLSSQSTEDILTPSTTWLESYAVAEMKFFRHMARQVPRDSFHLKCLQLCARAMVGTGFSTYTLKTAVMHLLTTIPLSGWRRRDFLLRLQDIMRYLRCCLEEKRLDHFFFGNENMPQEIVLPPALQAAEPPNLFQHLAQDPAAHAEALHDFYELEDRLTRLLFYGN; encoded by the exons ATGGCTGCCACAAAATTCCTCATTCTGGTTCTGCACTGCATCGTCCGGTACCCACAGACAGCCAGCGAAGAGCTGGACGAGGCCACGCGCGAGCGCATGCAGCAACGTGcgcagctgctgagcctggagACGTCtcggctgctgcaggagctggagcagagcgGCCAGGAGCCGAGCAGCGTGgcctggggagccctgctctttgctgccTTGCAGCAGCAACAGTTCTGGGCCATTGCTGGAGTCCTGGTCCTGCTTTCTGGGCCCTGGTGGTGGCTCAGGGAAAGGAGCCATGAACAGGATGGCAGCAGTGACGAGCAGATCTTAAGCAACGAGGAGAGCTCCAGCAGtgacagggagcaggaggaagaagaggagcaggaagaggagcaggaggaggaagaaagtgaTGGAGAAGGTCCTGGTGATGACAGGGATCTGGGTAGGACTTTTGCAAAGCGCATCCAGTGGCCAGTGCAGAACCTGGCCTACCGGCGACGTGtggtggaggagctggtggGTGACCTCCTCCATGTCTCCCAAGGTCAATGGTCAGCTAGTTTCTctccagtgctgcagccagccatCAAGGTGGGCAGCGCCTTTGAAGGTTGGAGTCCCCACGGGGACGATGCCGTCTACTGCCTGCTCGTGCCCCCGCAGGCCCCCCGTGGGCACACCTTCCAGCTCGAGCTGAGCACCGTGGGGGAACCGCCGGCGAAGGTTTCCTGCATCCGCGTGGAGCTGGTGTGCACCTGCATGAGGGCGTAGCTTGTGGAGAACTTGCTGTGCTTCCTCCACCACCCCGAGGAGGAGCTGAGGAGGAATCAGGACCCCAGCCTCCTAGACACCCTCTGCACAGGCTCCTACCTAGATGTGCAGAAAACTGCCCACTGGTTCCAGCAATTTCTGAGGTCAGCCTGGATGCTGATGCCTCTCTCCGGTCGCTACAATATGAAGGTGCtgccctccagctgctcctgcaagCTGCAGCTGACTAATGCCT AGGAGACCCTCTTTATTGAGATCACGTTGGGTGTGCAGCAAGGCGACTCGGACATCTTCCTGAGCAGCCAGAGTACAGAGGATATCCTCACCCCAAGCACGACGTGGCTGGAGAGCTACGCTGTGGCTGAGATGAAGTTCTTCAGGCACATGGCCCGGCAGGTCCCGCGTGACAGCTTCCACCTCAAATGCCTGCAGCTCTGCGCTCGTGCCATGGTGGGCACAGGCTTTTCCACCTATACCTTGAAGACAGCTGTGATGCACCTCCTGACCACCATACCCCTGTCAGGCTGGCGCAGGAGGGATTTCCTGCTGCGGCTGCAGGATATCATGCGATACCTGCgctgctgcctggaggagaaacGCCTTGACCACTTCTTCTTTGGCAATGAGAACATGCCCCAGGAGATCGTCTTGCCCCCAGCTTTACAAGCGGCCGAGCCACCCAACCTCTTCCAGCACCTGGCACAGGATCCAGCCGCCCATGCTGAGGCACTGCACGACTTCTATGAGCTGGAAGATCGGCTCACGAGACTGCTCTTCTATGGAAACTGA
- the LOC142062283 gene encoding LOW QUALITY PROTEIN: uncharacterized protein LOC142062283 (The sequence of the model RefSeq protein was modified relative to this genomic sequence to represent the inferred CDS: inserted 2 bases in 1 codon; deleted 1 base in 1 codon; substituted 1 base at 1 genomic stop codon), with product MQLKGLLQGGLRQSLRYHLESDRLPSSRESIPLELLLCAKVPINDVFEQMLNLRGTAARGSALGRARXCRCRRWRRPCCLPAALPPLLPAPSXPPATTSLPSSHTQPLLSLLPQAMAATEFLIRVLLGTIWYPQKVGDELDEATRERMQQRAQLLSLETSRLLQELEQSCQEPSSQEQSSQRQRSQVQTSQEPCIVAWGALLFAALQQWQFRAIAGVLVLLFGLWWWLSKRSREQDGTSDEESSSSDREQVEEAQEEEEGNDDADDFGLWWWLSRRSHETDTCSKKGSCRKKGHRQEQEEKPSVALDVGRILAERLLDVPESFAMVEELVDELLRTCQRLCRNSFMPRLMPAIGEGSFCQGWSPREDDAVYRLLVPLQAPRGHAFHLDLGTDEEMPARNSRLRVELVCTCTRERLAKDMLCFLHHPKEELRRNQGPSLLGTLCTGPYLDVEKTTRWFQILVRAAWQVLPWSRHSRLTVLPSRRSCKLRVVDASDSLLLIEMLFGVQQGDSDTFLSIE from the exons ATGCAGCTGAAGGGGCTGTTGCAAGGAGGCTTGCGACAGAGTCTCCGGTACCACCTCGAAAGCGACCGCCTTCCCTCTTCGAGAGAGTCCATTCCTTTGGAACTTTTACTGTGTGCAAAAGTGCCCATAAATGACGTCTTTGAACAAATGCTGAATCTGCGA GGCACAGCCGCTCGTGGGAGCGCCTTGGGCAGGGCACGGTGATGCCGCTGCCGCAGGTGG CGCAggccttgctgcctcccagctgccttgcCCCCTCTCCtacctgcccccag tccccccgccaccacctccctcccttccagccACACTCaaccccttctctccctcctcccgcaGGCCATGGCTGCCACAGAATTCCTCATCCGGGTTCTGCTAGGGACCATTTGGTACCCGCAGAAGGTCGGTGATGAGCTGGATGAGGCCACGCGCGAGCGCATGCAGCAACGCGcgcagctgctgagcctggagACGTCtcggctgctgcaggagctggagcagagctgccaggagccgagcagccaggagcagagcagccagaggcagaggagccaggttCAGACGAGCCAAGAGCCATGCATCGTGgcctggggagccctgctctttgctgccttgcagcagtggcagttCCGGGCCATTGCTGGAGTCCTGGTCCTGCTTTTTGGGCTCTGGTGGTGGCTCAGCAAAAGGAGCCGTGAGCAGGATGGCACCAGTGATGAGGAGAGCTCCAGCAGTGACAgggagcaggtggaggaggcacaggaggaagaagaaggaaatgaTGATGCCGATGACTTTGGGCTCTGGTGGTGGCTCAGCAGAAGGAGCCATGAGACCGACACATGCAGCAAGAAAGGCAGTTGCAGAAAGaaggggcacaggcaggagcaagaagaaaaacccagtgTTGCTCTGGATGTGGGCAGAATTTTGGCGGAGCGCCTTCTGGACGTGCCAGAATCATTCGCCAtggtggaggagctggtggatgAACTTCTGCGTACCTGCCAAAGACTCTGCAGGAATAGTTTCATGCCGCGACTGATGCCAGCCATTGGGGAGGGCAGTTTCTGCCAAGGCTGGAGTCCCCGTGAGGATGACGCCGTCTACCGCCTGCTTGTGCCCCTGCAGGCCCCCCGTGGGCACGCCTTCCACCTCGACCTGGGCACTGACGAGGAGATGCCGGCAAGGAACTCCCGCCTCCGCGTGGAGCTGGTGTGTACCTGCACGAGGGAGCGGCTGGCGAAGGACATGCTGTGCTTCCTCCACCACCCCAAGGAGGAGCTGAGGAGAAATCAGGGTCCCAGCCTGCTAGGCACCCTCTGCACCGGCCCCTACCTAGACGTGGAGAAAACCACACGCTGGTTCCAGATATTGGTACGTGCAGCCTGGCAGGTTTTGCCTTGGTCGCGACACAGCCGCCTCACAGTGCTGCCCTCCAGGCGCTCCTGCAAGCTCCGGGTTGTGGATGCTTCTGATAGTCTCCTCCTGATTGAGATGCTGTTTGGGGTGCAGCAAGGTGACTCGGACACCTTCCTGAGCATCGAGTAG
- the LOC142061716 gene encoding LOW QUALITY PROTEIN: inositol 1,4,5-trisphosphate receptor-interacting protein-like 1 (The sequence of the model RefSeq protein was modified relative to this genomic sequence to represent the inferred CDS: substituted 1 base at 1 genomic stop codon): MAATKFLILVLHCIVRYPQTASEELDEATRERMQQRAQLLSLETSRLLQELEQSGQEPSSVAWGALLFAALQQQQFWAIAGVLVLLSGPWWWLRERSHEQDGSSDEQILSNEESSSSDREQEEEEEQEEEQEEEESDGEGPGDDRDLGRTFAKRIQWPVQNLAYRRRVVEELVGDLLHVSQGQWSASFSPVLQPAIKVGSAFEGWSPHGDDAVYCLLVPPQAPRGHTFQLELSTVGEPPAKVSCIRVELVCTCMRAXLVENLLCFLHHPEEELRRNQDPSLLDTLCTGSYLDVQKTAHWFQQFLRSAWMLMPLSGRYNMKVLPSSCSCKLQLTNASRRTLFIEITLGVQQGDSDIFLSSQSTKDILTPSTTWLESYAVAEMKFFRHVARQVPRDSFHLKCLQLCARAMVGTGFSTYTLKTAVMHLLTTIPLSGWRRRDFLLRLQDIMRYLRCCLEEKRLDHFFFGNENMPQEIVLPPALQAAEPPNLFQHLAQDPAAHAEALHDFYELEDRLTRLLFYGN, translated from the coding sequence ATGGCTGCCACAAAATTCCTCATTCTGGTTCTGCACTGCATCGTCCGGTACCCACAGACAGCCAGCGAAGAGCTGGACGAGGCCACGCGCGAGCGCATGCAGCAACGTGcgcagctgctgagcctggagACGTCtcggctgctgcaggagctggagcagagcgGCCAGGAGCCGAGCAGCGTGgcctggggagccctgctctttgctgccTTGCAGCAGCAACAGTTCTGGGCCATTGCTGGAGTCCTGGTCCTGCTTTCTGGGCCCTGGTGGTGGCTCAGGGAAAGGAGCCATGAACAGGATGGCAGCAGTGACGAGCAGATCTTAAGCAACGAGGAGAGCTCCAGCAGtgacagggagcaggaggaagaagaggagcaggaagaggagcaggaggaggaagaaagtgaTGGAGAAGGTCCTGGTGATGACAGGGATCTGGGTAGGACTTTTGCAAAGCGCATCCAGTGGCCAGTGCAGAACCTGGCCTACCGGCGACGTGtggtggaggagctggtggGTGACCTCCTCCATGTCTCCCAAGGTCAATGGTCAGCTAGTTTCTctccagtgctgcagccagccatCAAGGTGGGCAGCGCCTTTGAAGGTTGGAGTCCCCACGGGGACGATGCCGTCTACTGCCTGCTCGTGCCCCCGCAGGCCCCCCGTGGGCACACCTTCCAGCTCGAGCTGAGCACCGTGGGGGAACCGCCGGCGAAGGTTTCCTGCATCCGCGTGGAGCTGGTGTGCACCTGCATGAGGGCGTAGCTTGTGGAGAACTTGCTGTGCTTCCTCCACCACCCCGAGGAGGAGCTGAGGAGGAATCAGGACCCCAGCCTCCTAGACACCCTCTGCACAGGCTCCTACCTAGATGTGCAGAAAACTGCCCACTGGTTCCAGCAATTTCTGAGGTCAGCCTGGATGCTGATGCCTCTCTCCGGTCGCTACAATATGAAGGTGCtgccctccagctgctcctgcaagCTGCAGCTGACTAATGCCTCCAGGAGGACCCTCTTTATTGAGATCACGTTGGGTGTGCAGCAAGGCGACTCGGACATCTTCCTGAGCAGCCAGAGTACAAAGGATATCCTCACCCCAAGCACGACGTGGCTGGAGAGCTACGCTGTGGCTGAGATGAAGTTCTTCAGGCACGTGGCCCGGCAGGTCCCGCGTGACAGCTTCCACCTCAAATGCCTGCAGCTCTGCGCTCGTGCCATGGTGGGCACAGGCTTTTCCACCTACACCTTGAAGACAGCTGTGATGCACCTCCTGACCACCATACCCCTGTCAGGCTGGCGCAGGAGGGATTTCCTGCTGCGGCTGCAGGATATCATGCGATACCTGCgctgctgcctggaggagaaacGCCTTGACCACTTCTTCTTTGGCAATGAGAACATGCCCCAGGAGATCGTCTTGCCCCCAGCTTTACAAGCGGCCGAGCCACCCAACCTCTTCCAGCACCTGGCACAGGATCCAGCCGCCCATGCTGAGGCACTGCACGACTTCTATGAGCTGGAAGATCGGCTCACGAGACTGCTCTTCTATGGAAACTGA